The genomic DNA TTTTGTAGCAGCATGATCTTTCATATTAAACTTATCCGTAAGTTTCCTTTTTAGCCCTTGAATTTCTTTTTCTTATTAAAGCGTATGGTCTTATTTATACGCTCTTTCTATTGGTATATTTAGACACATGAAAGGTGTACGCTTATCTTATAGAGTAAATGCTAGCTTATTTGTATCGCTTTTTAGATGAATTTATAGTAGAGTGTCATTATATTTTACAATGTTAAAAGCTTGTTTACTTGGAATGATAAGGTTTCTTTAACAAGGCGGAATGTTTTTGGAAGTGCAGGGCCACTTTATGCTAGGGCTTGCACTAATACAGAGGGAAAAATACGCTCAAGGAATTAAAGAATTGGAAAGGGTATGAAGCTTGCTTCCGATTTCTTTTAATCATTTTTATTAAAAGGCAATAGCTGCTACCTTATATTatgaaagagtaaattacaaaaatcgtcctttatgtatgtcacttattgcaaactgtgtcctttattttcaataattacagaaaagtactcgatgtttgcaaatcattgcaagttatgtcctttagccataactcagttaattttttgtggtttaatctgaccaaatggaccccacatgagggtattttggtcattttactctcatgaggggtctatttggtcatatttaaccacaaaaattaactgagttagggctaaaggacataacttgcaagggtttgcaaacatcgagtacgttttctgtaattatagaagacaaaggacacaatttgcaataagtgacatacataaaggacgatttttgtaatttactcattatTAAATTTGCATTGTGTGCAGGCTTTGGATCTTAGCAGAGGAGCAGGCCCTCAGAATTATATGGTGGAGGAAATTTGGCAGGAGCTAGCAAAAGCCAAATATTCCGAATGGGAGCGTAATTCAACCAAACGATCTTGCGATTTGCAAAACCTCAAGTATGTACCTTTAAGTGTGCTGCCTTTTAGAGATTATGTTCCTATTTTCCTCATTGGCATTTGTCTGTATGTGGCTTAGAGAATGCTGTGAGACAGCTCTTATAGAAAAACATTTCCGGGATGCGGCTTTCGTTGATGAAGTTACAGATTTTGCTTCAGAAAAGTTAGAAGCTCTGAATTTAGTATTCAGCAAAGCTGCTGAATTTGACACACCAACTGAGGTGACATTTCTGTCTGTGCTTTTATTGAACCGAAACATACTTTTATGTTTGTTTTATAACTAAATATGCGCATTTTCAGATACCAGACTACCTATGTTGCAGAATCACTCTTGATATATTCCGTGATCCTGTCACTGCCCCAAGTGGTTTTACGTATGAGAAGGCAGTTATTCTTGAACATCTCGAGCAGGTTATCTTGTTATTTACATTCTTTTTTTGAAGTGTTTGCGGGTCAATTTGACATGACTCGTTTCAGCCCGTACTATAGAAGTTTGATTATTTGTTTTTTACATTCTGCTGATGATAATGATTTTGACAGGTTGGCAAGTTTGATCCAATCACGCGACAACCTCTTTTTCCATCTCAATTGGTCCAAAACTTAGCTATAAAAGAAGCAGTGCAAGCATTTTTGGACAAACATGGCTGGGCTTACAAGATGGACTGAAAGATGGCATGACGACGTCACGTCTTTCATATAGAGTCATGGTAGTGTTTATATAGTATTCAGACggttttctttctttctttttttgctATGCTAAAATTGCAAAGTTTCTGGTTGCATGTTTGTACAGAAATAGTGAAATCTTTTAATATGAAACATTTTCATTGGCTTTGAATCCGTCATGAAATTAAATTCGACTAAATCTTCATGTTGCATTATCTGAAGGGTATCCCTAAGTTTTATATGTTGTAAATATGCAGTATTCTGCTAAAAGATCATGAAAaacacaagatttttaaatcgATATGGGTCAAACGGATTGTCAAAGAGtttgtgttttttttggtgtgGTTAATGAAAGTTGACGTTCAAAAAAGAAAAAGAGTTTGTGTTTTGAcatgacccgtttcgacccatgcTGGTAATAACCTATGTTGTTAAACCGTTGACGCCACAACTACTAAAACAATCTGTATAAAAGTCGCATGCATTGTGTTCAGGGGGTCTTTACAAGCAATTGCAATAGTGACCCGTTTGGTTGGTCTTGCGGGACAATTCCAACCGATGCTTTGTGACTTGTACGGCAAGAAAGAACATGAAAACACAACTCGTACATCAAATTGTTGTGTTTGAATATGACCCGTTTCACTGGTGCTAATAGTGACCCGTTTCAATGCGTGCGTGTTCTAACCTAATCTTTGAAGTAGCAACTACTAATAATCTGTGTAAAAGTAGCACGCATTTTGGGTTCAGGAAGTGTACAAATTCTCTTTAGAATTTTGGTAGGCCATGCGGTACAATGCCTCCAATTCAATGTGACTTGTACAATACCACAGTTAGAGCATATATCCAATGTATAATGTGACTTACTGACTTGTACTATAGATACACTAATTGAATGCATATATTATTGGATAAAGTAAGGGTGTACATTGGCACACTGGCACACCCAAATGCCTATATGCACACCAAAAAGGGttttttgtcctatatgcacaccctgtagtgtcgagctgtggccaaagctcggcgttttggtccggtcaaccagacaaaagactgatgGGTGtttgacgggtctgttgaccggatcaaaacgccgagctttggccgcgttttggtcctgtcaaccagacaaaagactgaccgggtgtctggttgacaggaccaaaacgcggctaAAGCTCGGcattttggtccggtcaacagacccgtcagtctttgtctggctgaccggaccaaaacgtcaCGCTTTGGCCAGAGCTCGACACTACAAGGTGTGCATATAAGACAAAAAAACCTTTTTGGGGCTaactatctacacaccaagtgtgCAAATAGTCTCCCCTTAGGTGTTATGATTTTGGGTTTTGAGTATCCTAGAGACGCTGCTACTGTACACAAATTATCAGGAACATCTAAAGTGATTTTACAGTTTTGTTTGAATTGCCAATATTAGTAACAAAACCGATACCTTATCCTTGATTCATGTGGACAATGATAATAGAGTATATGTTGAAATGTCTCATCCATTTTAAAAATATGGAAGTATAAGTTATACTATATAGATGTATAAGAGAATAATTACGTCTTTAACTATTTTAGATACAATAATCGTGTATCTACACTGGCTCGATACAAATTATGTCAAATGTGAAGTTGTACTCTATCCGAAAGTTATCAAGTTATCAAATCTGTTTCTATCTAGCGGAACACTATCGGATCGAATGACAAACATTGTGGAGAAAAAAATGGCTTTTCCCGGATGAAATGCAAATTGGATTCGTGGAACAAGAGAAGGATTTCCCTTGTCTTAGCTAGAAAGATATGTGGCCATGAAAGGCGATGGAATGCCAACAAGCATCTATTATGCCGGAAATCCAAACATCTCCTTCGTACGAACCACACTCCTTCGTATATGTCAGGAGTCAAAAGTGGCTCGGTAAGTTTTagcaaaatattttaaaaaacacAGAAAATTTAAGCTTTGTAAAATGTAAATGAAGAGTGGACCATTTAACCAAATTGTGATTAATAGAGCTTGTGGTCTTGACGAATTAGAGTATCTTCTTGTTCATACGAACCACACTCCTTCATATGAAGAGTGGACCATTTAACCAAGGACTCTAGTGACAGTTTCTGTAATGACTATCATGCTACTATCACTTGTACTCATGCTTTGATTGATTGATGCGGGATCGGGATGAAGTTATCGGAAgatttgaattttattttattttaattagcatATCTTCTAATTATTTAAATTGCAATTTCCTAATCTTTTATATCTAGTTTCTTTTGGAATTCTATCATATAAGTAGGATATTAGGGTTATTGTTTAGTTAGTTTTGATTGAATTTTGTTGAAAATAATCTTTGACCTTTGGTTTATTTTATTGTCTTTGATTAATCGTTACACTTTTGACTTTTTGAGCAGTGTACACGAAATTGCATCAGTTATACGAGATCGGAATAAAGTTATCGGAAGATttgaaatttattttattttaattatcatatcttttaattatttaaatttcAATTTCCTAATCTTTTATATTTAGTTTCCTTTGGAATTCTATCATATAAATAAGATATTAGGGTTATTGTTTAGTTAGTTTTGTGTTGATTTATAATTAAAAAACTTTGTTCTTGAACCTTTTGGTTCCTTTTTATCGCCTTTGATAATCAATTGTttcttgagccatttgattgCACACGAAACtgcatcagttggtatcagagctcttgCTTTCTCAAATGGCTCTACATGAAGGCTAGTGTTTTCTTGTTCGAAGATTCGCCGACCGATACATCGACAAGAACATTGGTGATTCACGTGTTCGTGGTGATCGATTAAACTATGACCGTAAATCAGCCGAGCAAGGCAACAAGATCGGAAACCGTTGATCCATGGAATATTATTAAGATCAAAAGACTTCGACAACGAGTCTGAGATCTTAAAGAGATCAAACAGCTCTGACAACGAGTCCAAGATCTTGAAGAGATTAGACGACTCCATCAACGAGTCCGAGATCTGGAGTTGCAACGGGAGATTCGCAAGACGGAAACCGAGTTGAGCACCGTCGTCTGGGATGAAGGTGGCGAAGAAGAGGAGCATCCGTTTAGCCGTGACCAACACCGGTTCTATGAACCGACCTATCAAGAGTTTTTATGGAAGACAAACCTGTTTTCGATAATGACGGGTGACGTGAGTCGGTATGagtatatttttaatgtatattttagctctttttactcgccgattcaagttttaaatttataaaacacgatattgtactatcactctacacacacgctagggcaagtgcacccatcgcagacgtagtatagtgatggcaagataccgaggtcatccaaggacacaagagcttttaataccggcttattgtgaacgtctaatcaaaccaaactttgaagaaaatatttttaaactataaatagataaaaacataaataaaaatataaagaaaaacagatagacaagaaagaatcacttgaTTCCAACTCCTCTTTCATTTATCCTTTTAatgattttcgcactttgggcattttaagagattatctcacaacttactccacccggaacaccacaacataatggtgtgtcCGAAAGGAGAAATCAaactctattagatatggttcgatctatgatggatAGAAGCACGTTACCCCTATCGTTTTGGGGTTACGCTCTACTCTCCGTGGTCCGTATActaaatatggccccaaccaagtGGAAaggacaccttttgaaatatggtaTGGAAGCCTCCATCATTATCATTCTTAAGGGTGTGGGGTTGTGAAGCTTACGTTAAGCAATACACCCCAAATAAATTGGAAGCCCGATCCACTAAGTGTATCattgtaggatatcctaaagatgatataggatattatttctacgatccaacCGAGCAAAAGGTATTCATTGCTCAAAAGGGTATGTTCTTAGAagctaagttccttatggaagggACTAGTGGTAGAACGGTGGAACTTGAGGAAGATCAAGAACCACAagccgatacacgtttggttgatactagcgctcaacaagaggttgttgaaaacgaTCAAGAGGTTGATCAATACACATAAaatgttcgcagatctggtagaattagtagtccacctgaaagatatggatttttcatggatggatgctacgtggtagattcagatgaaccaactacataccatgatgcaatgtcaaaatccaattgtgacaaatggcttgaagccatgaacgtagagatgcaatccatgtatgacaaccaagtatgggaattggttgtgccacctcttaactccaaagtagttggaagtaagtggattttcaagaagaaaactgatatgcatggtaacttggatacttataaagcgagacttgtagcaaaaggtttcactcaaactcaaggggttgattatgatgagaccttctcgcttGTGGCGATGCTAAGTCAATTAGGTCAAATCCCCTGCTTGTGTCACACGAGGAGGGGGTCTAATCTTGGTCGCGCAACACGGCCAGGCTGTTTTTCCTTGAAATCTGTGTCGTTTCAGCTCTTGTACTCCTGAAATCGTTCCCGTGCTTGGTTTTTGGCAATTATGATCTATTTTCGCCCATTTCATCAATTCTTAACTCCCGAGACCTAGAAAACACAAATCGGTCAGCAGTATACACATTCTAACTAAAAACACAACTAAAACTAATGAAAACAatactgttaggaaactttatttgtaggtattgaagaaaatcagattcaacttgatctatgaagaagatgacagtcctgaagatcacaacaagaatAAGAAGATTGGATATGACAACTGAAAGCTGCAACATCtacttcaaagtatcataagttgatcaagagctggagaagattatcagagaaggtctttctgatgaatctgatgatatttctgatgaaatatcatcagtttctgacgattctgatcatcagatgttctgatgatttgttcaccagaatttctgatgaagtggtttattagaaattctgatgaataccccacttgtctaaaaatcagctCTATCCTGCAACAATAACCGAAGTaacttgacattattggatatcatgattacaaaggcaacttgactgttggattcaatgaatatgtcaaatagctactttatgcaggacttttacatgaataaacaaatgtttattcatgtatTCAGCCGtttataaatagaaggctcaccAAGCAAAGAACATTGAGTTAAGCTTAGCATTCAATACATACTACAAACTCCATTGTCCTTTCACCCTCAGAATTCAAGTATTCATTTGtaatagataataatcttacaatcaccttgtaaaccattttgtttcaaagtgatataaacttggtaattctgtaggtcttgtttcttgaaagtctgatttccatttccgcacaactttttcacatctactgaaatcacttgccatattacgtgaaaagaagttttTAAGTCCAAAACTGggaccaacaattggtatcagagcagattgaataaatcattttcaaacgatcaatcactcatcttatttTCTCTAAATATGGACAACTTTCAATcatggaataatgcttttaacattggttctatgACTAAACCTCCGACTCTAGTCAGAGAGGAATatccccaatggaaaatcaggatggtcaatttccttaatggtcatgatcgagctctgtttcaatccattgaaaggggtccacatataccaatgactgaaatatcAGCTATTCCAGCAACTGAACAATCACCTGCAatccctgcctcccgagctcccaaaagtgaaGTACTTTGGAGCCCGAAAGACAAGGAAAAGGTAGTAGGGGATGAAAGGGCAAAGTCACTTCTAATAATGGCTATccctaatgacatattttcacaagttgatgcatgtgcatcagctaaggaaatatgagatcagttggaaaatctttgtgaaggaggagaaaggatgaaaagaaacaaaagaacaaacaatgtttcctcatatgagaggttcaaaagtttacctaatgaaagattaaatgatacatatcaaagatttacaaaacttttgaacgagctaaagaaatttggaataacaaaatcaaatgatgaaagaaacataaaatttctggATGCTTTACCTAGAGAGTGGAGAAGTCTAaccatgactttgtcctcaaccttagaactaggtaatatgagtcttcatgacttgtACAGCATTCTGGTCCctagagaggaagaaatatttgaagaaaccattcaaagagggggatctttagctcttatctcaaactCATAAAGAACACCACctaccaatgatccacaaccttTAAACAGTCAAAATCTTGAAATTTCAgatacatcatcagatttttcagcttttgctgaagcaatagcactgctcaccaaaacatttgagcagaggttgaggggaggaggccaaAGATACCAGAGAAGTGACAGATGGAGGATGGATGGAAGATCTAAGGAAGAAGGTAGATCTAAGGATAAGGGAAATGATGAAGTTGTGTGTTACAAATGCAAGCAGAGAGGTCACTATGCATTAGAATGCAAAACAAAGAAGCTGAAGGACGTTGCTTATTatgagaagaagctagaagaagCAAAGAAGCAGCAACAAGTCAGTTT from Helianthus annuus cultivar XRQ/B chromosome 7, HanXRQr2.0-SUNRISE, whole genome shotgun sequence includes the following:
- the LOC110868152 gene encoding E3 ubiquitin-protein ligase CHIP; this encodes MTKGVQSGTIQAEQLKQDGNLYFKKNRLGAAIDAYTEAITLSPNVSVYWTNRAVCYRKRNDWTRVEEDSRKAVELDHASIKGHFMLGLALIQREKYAQGIKELERALDLSRGAGPQNYMVEEIWQELAKAKYSEWERNSTKRSCDLQNLKECCETALIEKHFRDAAFVDEVTDFASEKLEALNLVFSKAAEFDTPTEIPDYLCCRITLDIFRDPVTAPSGFTYEKAVILEHLEQVGKFDPITRQPLFPSQLVQNLAIKEAVQAFLDKHGWAYKMD